The nucleotide window AATTTGTCAGATCTCAGGCAAAGACATCGACCATTCACCTTGTTATCCTGAAATGATTTAACAGCTCTGTAGTTTCGGTGTAACGTCATTCCCACTTAAGAAAGAAATGAACTAATAACAAAAATTTGATGTATATTGAGGTAGCTTCATAGCTAGTTAAGTTACCACAAAAGTGATGTTCCAAAGCGTTTTGCTTATTGCCTTATTGGCCTTGGTTTGTATTTCTGTCCAACTGTTGGAAGCTTTATATGTGCAATTTTTTGGGGACAAACAGAATCtcattgttatttttgtttgttggtGCATGGGATCAGAATTCGCATACAATGCTCAGTTTCACAATGTGCTTCGAGTTACACATGCCATGTACAGGTCATGTAACGCTTCAGTCCCTTTGGAATCCTTTAGCACCGGAAACGACACCATCACAATCAAGACCAAAGGCCACCACTTCTTTCTTTGCGGTGTTCCCGGTCACTGCCAAGCCGGTCAGAAGGTCGACATCAATGTTCGCAATGTATCAACCGCTCCAACTCCTTCTGCATTACCCTCTCCTACTGCAATTACTGCCAAGACTCCCGCACCGTCTTCAAATATGGCTGCTCCCCACAAATTTGTGAAGGGACAATCTGCGTTGCTAGGATTAACAATTGCAActctttcattttttgtttctaGTTAAATAAATGTTGTAAGGAGTGCCCTTAAGGGCTTAAGTTTCTTGATTGCTTTATTATGGGCATTTGAGCTTTTCAAGGATATTATTTTTTTAGGTCGGTATGGTAGTGAAATTTTGCTTCTTGAAATAGAGACATACAACGTATATCGGCATATGGATTacaacaatttcaaataaatttcagaaattattTTACTTGAGAATCTCCATTTATCGATTCAACTATTGCATCACAAACAACTTTTGATTGTAAATACTGGATTCAAGTAGCATGTATTGTTTGTGGATTTTTATTCCTAGGAAAGGCCGGCAGCCAGGCCTTAAAATATAAGTGGGTTAAGCTTTAATATAACTAAATTTCTCTAGTTGAACTCGGTGAGACGCGCCTCCATCTTTTATCTTATCGCTTTAATTGTAATAGTGGTTAATTGAGTTTTCGTCAATTTCAGTTTCGATagctttgtttctttttcgTTGGCTTTGTAGGTTTGGTCCCCCTCCTAAGTTGatatgttttcttctttttgttttaggaaatcagaaattgggagagaatgagttgtgctttcattgttaatatgggtctctttatatagaaaatAACAAGCAGAGAATATAAGTCTTACAAGAAAACTAAATCATATAATGAATAGGATACCTACCTTcagactaaccctattacaacttagACAAGttactagagtttgggccagacacataaatCAAatgtccttaaacactcccccttgtgtcgcccaaacgtggtgctcctctcgttgcctcgtcaaaaaccttatcgagtaacaaaaactcagtgggatgaaaataacctcggtcaaaaaagaaaaagagtacaacacaccattcacatttcgagaccatacatg belongs to Rosa chinensis cultivar Old Blush chromosome 4, RchiOBHm-V2, whole genome shotgun sequence and includes:
- the LOC112196536 gene encoding mavicyanin; the protein is MASVIRVLALLVATMAMVLQVSNATVYKVGDSAGWTTMGNVNYKEWAATKTFRVGDVIKFAYNAQFHNVLRVTHAMYRSCNASVPLESFSTGNDTITIKTKGHHFFLCGVPGHCQAGQKVDINVRNVSTAPTPSALPSPTAITAKTPAPSSNMAAPHKFVKGQSALLGLTIATLSFFVSS